The genomic region TATCTTATCTGCTGTTAGGACGGCTCAGAGCTGCAGGTCGTCTCTGATGGGTGACCTGCAGGTCAAAGACTTTGAGTCTGAATGTTTTGCTCCTGTTGGATTGAAGCTTCTGCCAAATGGATCAACAGATTTATACATGGCTGTTATGTTCAAGCTCACCACTAGATATCAGTaagtttcttttaataaaagtCATTTGATGATTAATGACATGTTTGAATCAGTTCTTTATAATACAAAACCAGAGATATAAGGTTTTCAGTCGCTAATCCAGAGCTTCAGGTTTAACACTTATTTATCTGCAGacaattaattaatcaatattgACACAAATGAACTGTTTCCATGCGATGATTTAATTAATAAGTGAAAACAGTATCCAGACCAGCCTGgctctgtgtgaaaaagtaattactcCCCTGGTTAAATCACAAATTAACTGTAATTAAACTACATTGGCTGGTTCAGTTCCGTAATCCAACCCTAGTTCTGATTACCATCTTACCTGCAGAATCTAGTAATCGCCTAAATAGAAccagtctgacaacatgaagtaggctaaaagatctcttAGATCAACACATTATGTCCTGATCCAAAGAGATTCAgtaacagatgagaaacaaagtcaccgACATCCATCGGTCCATCAGTGGAGAACCATCATCCACGCATGAAgagaacatggaacagtggagaaacTGCCCAGGAGAAGCCGATGTACCAACATTACTCCTGGAGCTCACCAAGGACTCATTGGGAGGTtccagaagaacccagaacaacatctaaagctctgcaggcctcactgcttcagttaaggtcagaggtgattactcaacaataagaaagagagactgtGGCCTCCATGGCAAAGTTCaaaggccagaaccactgctgacccaaaagaacataaaggcCCGTCTCACATCTTGATGATCTCCAAGATCTTTggcaaaatattctgtggactgaagaGACAACATTTGATCTTTCTGGTAAGGTGTCCACCTGTTACATCTGGCACAGCATTTCAGAACCAGAACATCACAGCTGAGGTCCAACTGTTTAAAACATGGATGCTGGTAACCATTCATCACCAAGATATGATGAACTATTGAGGCCCCACCTGAGAGTTTCAATCCTGATCCCGTCTGCAGAAACATCACCATCCTCAGTCTCCATCCGTCTGCCTTAAAACACTCTGAACATTCATGCATGTTTAACAAACCCCTCAGGGACTGGACTGCATCCCTAAGTTTCATTCAGACGCAGGGAATTACATCAGCATCTGCAGCACAGCTAACACACAGTGACAGGTTCTGTAGAGAAAAACATGCTGGTTTCCTCCCAGAGACACAGACACGGGTTTGGTTTACAGCAGAATGAAGGTCCACTTCAGAAGAAGCTGTAATGATAAGAGGATCTCCAGTTTGACAccaggtgtggcagaaaaatcCCTGAACAACGTTCCTCAGAGAAGGTCTATGAAAGATTCTCTGAAGCATCTGGGGTGGGATGATGATGGAGCAAAGAGGAAAAGGGATATCCTGCCTGTTGTCGGCCATAAATCCCAACATTGTGAGGGATTGTTCCTTCCAAGATAAGGAGcttaatattcaaattaaaagctgTATTCCACATATTTACACTCAGAGACTGTGCTGCTCTAACTCAAAATCTTGACTGCCCACAAATGTTCATATTTACAGTTGAAGTATGTTGCTCAGATTTCATTTCTCCTTCACCAACATCTTCTGTGACCTCACACCCAAACGTTCTCCGCTGACACTGGCCTACGCTCTGAGCTCTGCTGTCGCTGCTTGCAGATTTTCTTTGGTCTCCTGGATCAAACTGGTATCTCCGTCTAGCAACAGGTCCGGCCAAAAGAATGACCATATCTTAACTGTCGTTCAGGGGCAGCTGTTGTTCTTACAGCGAGAGCAGACATAAGAGCGCAGGTTTTATCCGAGAGCGGAGAAGGTTTGAGCGTGAGGAGCAGAATTTAAAGAGTCACAGAAGATATTTGTATaagagaaataaaatctgaGAGGAGAAACATAGATAACATACAGAAGAGCATATTTAGGAGCAAGTCAGTCAGAGTGTGAGAAGAGAGCTTTGAGAAAGTGCAGTACATtgtcaaagtaaaaaatatgTGGAAATGTGGGCTGgatgctcctcttcctccatttCTTCCAACAGTGATGTGGACCTGTCAGACCACATTCCTGCTGTGTGATGATCTGAGCCCAGAGATGTGGACGCTGCCCCTGGACCAGATATTTGTGTACCAGCCATTAAATCGGAGTGCAGAAATCGATGCTCTGCTCCTCGTTTTGCAGGAGTTTTGTGAAGTTTGGGGATGTATCATGGTATGGGGAAAACCTCGTTTCCTCCTCTGTGATGTCAGAATGGAAGTGGAAAAGTCCAAGAGAGATGTTAAAGCAACCCCAGTCCAAAAGAACTTCTAAAGGCATGGCTGAGGAAGAAGAGGGTACGGACCGGGACACCTGCTGTCCTGAGCCGTCCCTTATAGAGAACGGTGGAGAACTTAAGAACCAGAAACTGGACCGTGACTCTGTAATGTCGAACTACTTAAGATGTGTTTGCAGGAAGAATGGGAGAAAACAGCTGGACCTCTTCATGGACTGGTATCTTTGATGCAGGAAGATCTTTAGGTGTCGGGGGAAGAAATGGGAACAAAATTGACACAGAAACAGGAGGTTCTGGTGTGGGCATAAAATAATCTGTTGAGCTGAAATCCTTTGATGGTGCAGCTCATGGTCCCATCTGTTGGAGTCTGTAAACTTTACTCTCCTCTGATGGTTCCTGAGGCTTTGAATAAACAGAGATCAGAACTAAGATCTGTGAAGTGATCGGTTCCAGATTCATTAAATCTGGATTCTTCCgggtttaaataaaatcctttgCTGTCTCTCTGCTTCTCTCGTTCACCTTAACCCTTGGACCTTGTCTGCATATCAGTTACCATGACAACCAGCAAAGGTCAGCCTTCATCCACAGAATGTGCGGTGCAGCCCGCCATGGCCCAGCTGTGAGCCCGGTTCCCCTGACTCACCTGTCCGTCTTCAGGCCGTCTTTCCTTGGAGCAGCTCCCGGGTGTTTTCGGCTGCCCTCGCTAAACTGTCGGCCGTCAGCGCCTCCTGAAGGCTCCTCCGGGCCTGGTACACCTTCAGCTCCTGCTCCCTGCAGACACAGACATGTTCAGCCTCTGTTCACATTCACTGAGCTCAGACCAGAGTTATATCCAGCTCTACCCAGCTTTGAACCCTGCTGCTCTCACTGGACctctttctgcttcatcactGAGAAATTTAAGCTCCAGGGTTTTACCAGGCTCTCCTCTAgagtacaaaaacacacaacaggttCCATATCAACAGTACTATTATGCATAAATGAGCAAATATGGAGAAGAAACGCATCCTTGCTTGAGGAGTTTGTTGAAAATCTGATCAGATTTAGCAGAACTCTGTTCAGGAATGTGTTTAGGGTCAGGAACTGTTTAGTTGTTGGGTTTTGTTCAGAGTCAGGAGGCTGATAATTACAGTTTTTGGAATCTGTTCAGAATTAGGACTCATGTGGTGGACCCCATCCTCttccctccaccaccgtgctttacTATTTGTTATGGGGTGTTTTTTCCTGATATGGTTTGTTTGGTTTCCTCAAAACATGGAGATGTGGATCCtggtcaaacatctctactttggtctcatctgctCCAGAGGTCCGGTccttcattcagatgcagctttgcaaACCTAAGTCCTTCTCCAACAGAAACAAGAGGCTTTCTCCTTCAACATTGAACATTTTCTCCAGCTGAAACTTTCCATCGATCAGACTTAAAGCTTCAAGTTTCAGAGACGAGAACGCTCCCAGCACAACTGTGATGTTCAGTGTGGAAACAGAGTGTAGCACCACAGCAAAGCTGCTGTGTGCTCTGTCCACCTTAACAACCAGACTCAAATATTCAGGAATCTGTGAGCAAAGCATGATATGGGATGAGGTTGATGTTTGTGCAATGGGCTGCAGTGAACAGAACTGGAACCACTAAAACATGGAGCTGCTGGACTGAATCCACATGGTACAAACCGCAGGAATCTAGATAAACCCGTGACAAAGGACCAGAATCCTCCTGCTTTTACATTATTTCCAACACGgaagagaaaaatgaaaaacacaaagaggaaTGAAACATGGCGAAGGGGAAGAGGGTGGCAGAGGAGAGGAATGGGAGCAATTTGGGATGACAGGCACATTCAGCCGGAGAGTCAGAGAGGAGGGATGGAGAAAGAATGGGAAATTAATGGAGGGAAGAGATAAAAAATGAGGAGGAGCAGAAGGGAATAATGCTGGAGGGAGAAAGGTGAGAGGAGGAGGGTtgcaaatgaaagaagaaaacagaggAAGAAAAGGATGCAATACTGGACAGGTGCAGAAAATGAAGTCAAGAAGGGATGAAAGGAAgaggaaagagaagaagaacagGAAACATCGGGAACGAGGAAGATGGATACAGAGATACAGAGAGAAAATACTAGGAAGAAGAGGTAATAAAAGTGTGAAGAATCTACTGATGGATTTAGTGAATGTGCAGACTGTTCCCACAGTGCCCCCTGCTGTCTGACTGCCAGAAGTGCCTTGATGGTTTGCGAGAAGCAATAAGAAAATCACCACATCCAGTCTGATTCCAGCCAATCCCAACATTTCCTGAGGAACCTGCTGAGAACTTTTGCCAACTTTCTCCATCTTGAACCAAGTAAATATGCACATGCTgggagaaaaatatttttgcattccTTATTTTCCAGTCtaatccagacctggaaaatccTTAAGTTAAATGGTTCCAGCTTGTTTCggttttcatttgtatttcaGATCAGTCAGACTCTTTGAACTAAACCACAGAAAAAGCTTGCAGTATAATTCATTCAAACTTTACAACTGCATCTCCCTGCACTCTTCACTTTTCCTGACTCTGGCCCGTGTTCTCAACATCCTGGGAGTTGGCGTCTCACCGGATCTGCTCGTCTGTCACTGTGAAGGCCTTGCAGAGTGGCTGCGACGTGTTCAGCCAAATAGCCGGGTTCTTCTCAGCAGCCACGGACGTCTGGCCTGTGATCGGGGCCGAGCTCATGTGCAGAGCGCTGGCGATGGCTGAAAGCAGAACATCGTCGCTGGAGTCTGGACCGACACCTGCAGAGATGAGGAGGATGGGAAGATCAGAGGACAAACCGGAAGCAGGAAGCTGGTTCAGCATGAAGTTAGGGGATTACCCTGCAGGCCTTTGGGTAGATCCATCGTACGAAGGACCTGCTCTGTGACGTCCGACGACCGCAGACCTTTCAGCCGCTTCTCCCAGAACAGCTGCGGACACAAACACATCACCTGTTAATCCCAAACTGAAAACTTTCTGAACATCCTGGAGTGAATGCAGCCACAGGACCACGGTCAGCTACAACGTCCTGACCGCTGCCGGGAGAAACCCTCAGGTTCCCGTGTCTCCTGTCAGGGGCTGGGATACATCAGGCAGCAGGACTTCCTGTCAGGACCAAAGAAACAAACTGTGCAGTTCAGACAGTTGGATCAGAGCCTCTCTACAGCTGCAAGAGGAGGATTAGAACTGTTCTGGTGGcatgtggtcataatgttatggctGACTGGATTCCATTAAATGGGTAAACTGTGTCCATGTGTTCATGTATTTATAATTATAACATAATTCTTCTCGTCCATCATTTCATCTCAGAGCTTATTTCCCATGACCCCCCAGCACCTTCTCGTGGCTCTGGTTGCCAtgacaaccattcacaccttCACCTGATGTGTGACGCTCTGGACCCCCCCTGAGGTGTCTGGGTCTCACCTGTCGGGGCTGCTCGATGGCTCTCTGCAGATCTGTCTTCACCTTGTTTCCAGGGTGACTTGTAACCTTGGTAACGGGTTGTTTGAAGATGGACGCTGTCTGCCTGATGGGCAAAGCTGTGTTCAGGTCCGGTTTGCCTCCCTGGGGAGGAAAACGGAAAAGTGTTGGTGTTGTCTTCCCAGCTCCCAGCTCCTTACTTCCCTCCCTGAATCTActtcctgaaccagagacggAAACATAAACCCGTCAGTCATCGGGAGCTGCAGGGTTAACTCATCGCCGTGGCAACAACAGGAAGCGCAAGAGTGTGTTCCTGAGTGACGTGTGAATAGAGTcagcgcacacacacacctgatTCCAGCCTGCAGAAGCAGAACGATCATCATCCTAGACATTTAACTGCTTCTGCCATGGTTCTGAACACACATCTGAACAGATAAGGCAGGCTAA from Girardinichthys multiradiatus isolate DD_20200921_A chromosome 8, DD_fGirMul_XY1, whole genome shotgun sequence harbors:
- the mbd2 gene encoding methyl-CpG-binding domain protein 2 isoform X2, producing MERKRTDCPALPPGWKKEEVIRKSGLSAGKSDVYYYSPTGKKFRSKPQLSRYLGNTVDLACFDFRTGKMMPGKLQKNKQRFRHDAHSLAKGGKPDLNTALPIRQTASIFKQPVTKVTSHPGNKVKTDLQRAIEQPRQLFWEKRLKGLRSSDVTEQVLRTMDLPKGLQGVGPDSSDDVLLSAIASALHMSSAPITGQTSVAAEKNPAIWLNTSQPLCKAFTVTDEQIREQELKVYQARRSLQEALTADSLARAAENTRELLQGKTA